The Laspinema palackyanum D2c DNA window ACTGCTTCACCTGGATCGGTTGACCCTGGACATCATATCCGGCAATTTTGATACTCCCACTGGTGGGTTTGGTGAGGGTGGTGAGCATCCGAATGGTGGTGGATTTGCCTGCACCATTGGGTCCTAGCAAGCCAAACATCTCTCCCGGTGCAATGGTAAACGACAAGTCATTGACTACCGGGACTTTGTTATAAACTTTGTGGACATTTTCGACGGTAACTGCGGCACTCATGGAATTTTAGGTCAAGGGGATTTTTCTTTTCTGACTGTATCATGAAAGGGGAGTTAGAGTTCTACCAGGTCCTCTTCGGGTTGGGATTGCATTTCTTGTAAAGATTGCCAACCGGCTTGCCAGAGGTTTCTATCTTTAAATTGGGTGGCATTAATCCAAAAGCGCACGTTAGGGTCACAAGCGGAAACCATTTCTGCAAACACCCATTTGCCCTCGTTTTTGCGGTTCACCACTTGGAAATGTCTCCATCCCCAAGTTTGTTGTTGTGAGGTCCATTTGGACCCGACTAAAT harbors:
- a CDS encoding TIGR02450 family Trp-rich protein, encoding MAKKQKFPYLVGSKWTSQQQTWGWRHFQVVNRKNEGKWVFAEMVSACDPNVRFWINATQFKDRNLWQAGWQSLQEMQSQPEEDLVEL